GTTTGCCGAGCTGCGGGCCCGCTACGCCGCCAAGTCCTGACATGGCGCGCCTAGTCATTCTGCCTGCGGCCCGGATGGATCTCATCGAGATCGGGGACTTCATCGCGCTGGACAACCCGGAGCGGGCCGCATCCTTCGTGGCTGAGATCGAGTCCCGGATGATCGAGGTTGCAGAGCGGCCCGGCAGCTTCCCCGTGCGGGACGAGCTGCACAAAGGCCTGCGGTCCGCCCGGCATGGCCGGTATCTGATCTTCTTTGTCGAGGCCGGGGACGAGGTTCGGATCGTGCGGGTGCTGCACGGCGCGCGGGACCTGCCCTCTCTTCTGGGGTGAAGGTTTTGGTCCTCTGAGGGGCGCGAACCCGACGAACGACAAAGAGAAGTGCGCACTTATGCAAACCTGCGGTTTGCGTGC
This Paracoccus sp. MC1862 DNA region includes the following protein-coding sequences:
- a CDS encoding type II toxin-antitoxin system RelE/ParE family toxin is translated as MARLVILPAARMDLIEIGDFIALDNPERAASFVAEIESRMIEVAERPGSFPVRDELHKGLRSARHGRYLIFFVEAGDEVRIVRVLHGARDLPSLLG